The sequence AAGCTGGTCTCGTGCAGGTTCGCGCGAAAGGTCGAGAAGAGTTCTTACACTCCCCCGAGTTTGCTGCTTGAACTTGCAGCATACGGCTGGAGGGAACACGGGATTTCTTGAAGACTCCGGTCTTTGATACCGCGGTCGAGATAAAAGTCGGGATTTACATGATGTAGGGCTTTAAAAAATGCAAGGCCCAAGCTAACAAGTTGGGTGCGTTTGCTGAAGGATTCGACCAAGACCGGCTCAACCCTTTCGTGGATGAGAATTTTCAGCCATACGTTCCCGAGCCGCCTCCGGAGATCAAAGGTACAGAATCTGCGAGCTTGCTCGATGATGTGGAGGCTTTGGATGAATGAGCTCGATCAGTCGACCCGCATGCCTgcaaatacttcaaatatctTTTGTATAGATCCAGGGTCATTCAAGGAAACAATTGTTTTTTGTCTTGCAATGCTTGTTTACCATACACATTTTGTGATCTAATTTTTGGAACTTTTGCTACGTTAATCAAATTCACAAATTTAATGCATGATAGTTCTAGCAGTTAATCAGTGAATGTATAAATTGTGTTCttaaatacttcaaattaAACATTTGCGTAGAGACCCTGCAATCTTCTATTCAGGTATCTTAAGTTTGCACTTTCGACACGATCTTTCCCAGATTGaatgatctttttcaaatcCTGTGATCTTATCGTAGATCTTACGATTTTTTTCAAATCGAatgatctttctcagatcctgtgatcttttgcagatcccacgatctttttcagatcctGCGATCTTATCGTAGATCTTacgatctttttcagatcgaaTGATCTTTTGCAGATCCCACGATCTTTTTCAGAACCTGTAATCTTTCTCAGATTGAATGGTAGAGAAACAAAACTCACATTATTGATAGGTGATAATGAAAAGAGGTGATGATATATATGATCTTTTCCAGATACAATTTACATCGCCTTTTGCAGGCTCCCAACTAGACCTTTCACAGGTACATCAAAAAGAGGACTAAACTCTCTTCCctataatttacatttatgcGACCTTTTTCAGGCTCAAAGTTAAGCGTAgaactttttcaagtttttgaTGATCCAAGGTCTGGGTGGGTCTCGACCCTCCATATCCTGTAGGCGATAGGTGCCTCTTCGTTTGATTTCCGTCAAAAGTGCGCTCCTCCTGATTGGTCGCAAGGTCATACATAGTCACTCGATGTGATTCCTCGCCTATCTCTGCAGGAATAAGAGCTTCAGTACCAAATACAAGGCAAAAAAGAGTCTCACCTGCTGAGGATCTAGGGGTGCTTCGGTATGCCCACAAAACTCCAGGTAACTCATCCAATCATGATCCCTTTGAATTCAACCTTGTCTTCGAATGTTGAAGAATTGTCCTGTTAACGACCTCGACCTGCCCATTCGATTGTGGATGCCCTACTGctgtaaaattttgttgaatttttagtTCTTTACACCAATTCTTCTTCCCTTGAAATTGAGTGCCATTATATGAGATCAAAATTCTAGGGACTACGAACCgacatatgatatttttccatataaaCTCAATTATATTCCCTTCTGTCACCTTAGCTACAGCCTCCGCCTCTACCCACTTGGAGAAATATTCTACTGCTAccacaataaattttttctgagATCGCGCAGTTGAGAATGGTCACAGGATGTCTATTCCCCATTGATCAAATGGACACGCGATCTTAACTGGTTCCATCTGGGTCGCGGGTGTATGAATCTGCGCTGCAAATCTCTGGCAAGCCTCACATTTTTTGACTAATTCTTTCGTGTCCCTCACTAGAGTTGACCAGAAAAATCCTTGTCTGATCACTTTTTATGCTAAAGACCTTCCTCCGGAGTGATTTCTGCAACTCCCTTCATGAATCTCCCTCATTACGTATTCAGCCTTTTTCGGATCAAGACATTTCAACAAAGGTCCTTCTATAGTCCTTTTATACAACTGTTCATCAACTAATGTAAATCGGACTGCCCTTGCCTTAAGTCTTTGTGCACTCGTGGGGTCGGCAGGTAAAATCCCTTCTTTCATATACCGAATGATCTCATCCTTCCATGACGGCTTTTCATCTGCAACATTAATGTCAATGTTCTCAGCGATCACAGGTGTTTCTCTAACCATTACAGTTATCTTGCGATCTCGAATTCCTAACAAAGTGGCTCTGAATTTTGATAGTGAATCTGCCCTATCATTTTTATGTCGTGGAATTTGATGCACCTggcatttattaaatttggacattatggattttactttattatgaTAGAGTATCATGCTTTCCTCCTTAGTCTCGTAAGTACCCTCTATTTTCAAAGCGAAAAGCTGCGAGCCTGTATACACTTCTAAATCCTTCGCACCTGTCCCAAGCGCTAGTTCCAACCCCATAATCAGAGCATCATATTCAGCTTCATTATTTGTGACTGGGAAAGATAGTCGAGCGGCAACCTCGATCTCTACATCTCCTGGACCTTGTATCAAAATTCCAATTGCCCATTTCTCGCATTTGAGGATCCGTCTACATGCAATATCTATTTTTCCAGCTTAGGTTCATTCTCAGGCTCGCCCACGAGCTCGACCATAAAATCTGCCAATATTTGTCCTTTCAATGACGCCCGGGCTTGataatcaatatcaaattcCCCCAGTTCTACTGCCCACTTCACAAGTCTACCTGAGGCCTCCGGTCGTGCCAACACATTACGGAGTGGATGATTGGTTAGAACAACTATACGGTGACCTTGGAAGTAAGGTCGTAATTTACGGGCCGTTACTACTAGTGCAAGCGCTAGTTTCTCAATTTGCGCATACCTTCTCTCCGCTCCTTGCAGCATCTTgctcaaataatatattggaCTTTGCACTCCTTCCTCTTCTCTTACTAACGCGGAACTAACTGCATTCTCGGAAACAACTAAGTACACATATAACACCTTGTTTCCTTTCGGATTTGTGAGCAATGGTGGTGAGCGTAAATACGTTTTTAGGTCCAGAAATGCTTGCTCGTACTCTTCAGTCCATTCAaagtttttggtttttctcaGTACTTTAAAGAAGGGGAGATTCCTATCTGATGATTTAGAAATGAAGCGATTAAGAGATGCAAGCTTACCGGTGAGTTTTGGACCTCCTTGACGGTGGTTGGTGACTTCAACTTCAGTATTGCCTCTATCTTTTCGGGGTTCACTTCAATCCCCGTTCACTGACCAGATACCCCAAAAATTTTCCTCCTATTACCCCGGAAGTGCATTTTATTGGGTTTAATTTCATCCTGAATTTTCTGAGTGTCACAAAAGCTTGTTCAAGATAGACCATGTGACCAGGCGACCTCGAACTCTTCACcagcatgtcatcaacatataccTCCATGGTCCTTCCAATTTGGTCCTCAAACATCCTATTCACTAACCGCTAGTATGTGGTCCCTGCGTTTTTCAGCCCAAAGGGCATCACTTTGTAGCAATATATTTCTCTTTCGGTCACAAACGAGGTTTTGCTCCGATCTTCTCCGCCATGAAAATCTGATGATTGTCCTGATAAGCATCCATCATGGAGAATGGTTCATATCACGCTGTCGAATCCACCAATGTATCAATTATAGGAAGTGGGTATGGATCCTTTGGGCACGCCTTGTTTAAATCCGTGAAGTCGATACAAACTCTCCACTTTCCTCCTGGCTTTGGAACTACAACAACATTGGACGACCACTCTGTATATTGAACCTCTGAAATGTATCCGGCATTCAGCAACCTTTCAACTTCTTCCCTGATTACTTGGTTCTTTTCTATGCTAaaattccttttcttctgCTGCACAGGTCACATGGTAGGGTTCACATTCAGTCGATGAACGATCACTTCCGGGGCCACTCCCACAAAATCAGACGAACTCCACGCAAAAACATCTGCATTCTTCCTTAACAATGATACCATCATAGTTTCTAGTTGCGCGCCCAAATGTGATCCTATTCTGGTAGTTTTGGAAGGGTCTTCCTGGATCACTTCTACAATCTTATGGGCCTCAGCTGGCTGGATTCTCTCTGTTCTCTCTTCTGATATCTCATCGCCTCCCTCAATGACTTCTAACTTCCTTCTTTTATTTGCGCCTTCACCCTTTTTCAGGGACAAATTGTAGCATTTACGTGCTTCTTCCTGGTCACCCTACTCTTGCTCTGGTTGGAAACTTCACTTTTAAATGATAGGTGGACACTATCGCTCGAAAAGCATTGAGTCCCGGCCTTCCCAAGATTACATTATATGCAAACGGTGTGTCCACTACTAGAAATCTGATCATCAACGTCTTTCTTCGAGGCTCTTCCCCCATAGATACAGGGAGATCGAGGGTTCCTAACGGCATGATCTTAGGACCTCCGAATCCAACTAGCGGGGTCCCACAGGTTCTAGCTTAGCATCTTCCTACCCCATTTTGACCAGAACATCCCTTAGGATGATATTTTCCGAGCTTCCGTTATCTATCAAAACTTTACGAACAGTGAAATTGGCTATATCTAGTCTGATCACCATGGGGTCATTTTGCGACCCTGTTCTTCCCGCAACATCTTTGTTCCCAAACGTGATCTCTTCTTCTGGTTCAATGCTTACAACTAATTGATCTCTCTGGTCATTTCTACTCTGCCCCTTCCTAGACCTTCCAGAATCACCCCCTTCGGGTCCTCCCGCGATGGTATAAATTatgcctttcacaggcacaTTATCTTTTGGTTTGGCTTCTCTCTGCACCCCTTTTCCTCGATCTTGGGTCCTCTCATGACTTCTAGACCGACTCCTCCGAACAACAGTCTCCTCGGTGCGATACTTTAGAACGTGTTCTTTGAAATACCCCTGCCTTATCAACATCTCAATCTCATCCTTCAGCTGGTAGCGCTCCTCTGTGTCATGTCCACGCTCACGATGAAATTTACAGTATTTGCTTGAAAACTTTTTCGCTGGGGTAAATCTTGTATGGCGGGGCCATTTTAACATATCAGACTTCTCCACAGTCAACAATGCCTTGGTTCGCGTAGTGTTCAAGGGTATATATCGATGATACTTTGGCTGATAGGGGGGATGGCGACCGCAATCTATCTTCTGCTTCGAATCTTTTCCATGCTCGTGATCGCGGCTCCTCCTACTGCCCAGCCACTCCCCATCCTTCATTGTATTCATTTCCTCTTCGTAATGTACTTTTGGGCCAAACGCATCAATTGCTCCACATTAGTAGGTGGATCCCTAGCTAGAGCAGAAGCAAAAGGTCCTTTTTTCAGCCCGTGAATCAAAATACTCACCATCATGTCAATTCTTAGGACTTGTACCTCCAAAGTCTCATTGTTGAATCTTcccatgaaatttttcaagGTCTCATTATCCCTTTGCCTGATGGTGAACAGGTACGTCGCAGACATCTTTTGCTTCCTTTTGAtagcaaaatgaaaaacaaacttcTATACCAATTGTTCATGCGATTCAATACTTCCTACAGGCAAACTTGTGAACCACTCCTGCGTCTTCCCTGTTAAGGTGGTCACaaataattttgcttttatggAATCTGATTGTCCATAAAGATTCATTACTAAATCGAATGCAGATACATGTTCTTGAGGGTCTTTTATGCCATCATATTTTGGTAAGTCGGGCATTTTAAAAGCCGCGTTTACAACTTCAccgaaaattttattacagaaTGGTGAATGCTTATTCTGAGTGACTAATTCCCCTCTCCGCTTCAAttcatcaatttgttttcctaGTAGTCGACATCAGCTCTTGAGATCGCGGGCTCGCGTCTCTGCCATCCGCTCCGAGTACTAGATCCCACTTCAGAAGAAGCGACCATGCGCCTGCTTTCTGGGGCTCTTCTGCTCATTCCTTCAGAGGCTCGTTCGGTCTCTCTTTCACGAACTACCCTTCGCTTGgttgtttcattttcaatgGGTTGTGTCCTTCGTTCATATGTCATAATGGCATTCCTACTCGCTTGGGGAAGGCTGGGGTAGGGGAGCAGGCATGGGAAGAAGGGGGAAGGTGGGGGACGCCGACGATGGTGAAGGGGCGCGGGGGCAATTGAGGGGGAAGAAGGGGGAGGGGAGGCGACGGCAACGGGGACAGCGAAAGGGATGGGGCAGGGGGGAAAGAAAGGGGAAGAGGCATAGGTAAGGGCAGGAAATGGGGGAAGAGGAAGGAGACAGGGTAGGGGGAGCGCGCGATGGTGGCTAGTTAGGGGGTGGGGTGGGAtgaggttttttattttatttttaaactaaaaagtatatattattaaaaataatttatataaaaattaatatttttctatttaataaatatttagatatattataattattaataaatgttaaacataatatatcatataaaaataatatttgtatgcCTAGTTGCGATAGGGGAGACCTTTTAAtggagtaaattgcttcaattttaataactaaaaaagataaagtcaatattttctttttaaacagaccgatatttttttacaggggtataatgcatttttccttttttttcatGAGATCATCTAAAATAAAAGGGGCAATTTGTAAGGTGAATATATTTGAAGGAGaagttttatgtaattttcataataagtgggaaatttgaatatattcatattggtaGGGAAGTCAGTATAAGTTActcttaataatttatgaattcaaGTTAGAGATATTCATTAAcattatctaattttaatctaattctAAGTTAATATGACTGATGATCTCACTCACTAAAACAATAACCCAAATTACCCATTTTGTTCATGAGATCCTTCTACTTCTACACAAAAGTTTGtacttgtttattttctcatGTCTATAATCGGCAGCAAATGACCTTATCAATGATATCTGCCAGAAAACGAAAAATCCTTTGTGCTCAAAGATTTTGAAATCTGATCGTAGGGAGAAGTCGCTTTAAAAATGGCAGCGGCCTGCATGGGCTCAACTGCCAGGGAAGTCAGTATAAGTAActcttaataatttatgaattcaaGTTAGAGATATTCATTAAcattatctaattttaatctaattctAAGTTAATATGACTAATGATCTCACTCACTAAAACAATAACCCAAATTACCCATTTTATTCATGAGATCATCTAAAATAAAAGGGGCAATTTGTAAGGTGAATATATTTGAAGGAGaagttttatgtaattttcataataagagtgggaaatttgaatattttcatattggtAGAAGTGTCAGTATAAGTAActcttaataatttatgaattcaaGTTAGATATTCATTTTAAcattatctaattttaatctaattctAAGTTAATATGACTGATGATCTCACTCACTAAAACAATAACCCAAATTACCCATTTTGTTCATGAGATCATCTAAAATAAAAGGGGCAATTTGTAAGGTGAATATATTTGAAGGAGaagttttatgtaattttcataataagagtgggaaatttgaatattttcatattggtAGGGATGTCAGTATAAGTAActcttaataatttatgaattcaaGTTAGAGATATTCATTAAcattatctaattttaatctaattctAAGTTAATATGACTGATGATCTCACTCACTAAAACAATAACCCAAATTACCCATTTGTAACGCATAGAGAACAGATTCGAGCAATGAAATCGAAAACTAAAGACCCCCTTATAGAGGTGAAGTCAAAATTAAGAATGTCTTAGAATAAAATGAATGGTGATTATGTTGATTTTTgccaaacttgtaattttattttgtatataatgaaaattctTGTCATTACACGAATCTGTTTATCTTCTTCCAATTCTTCACTAAATTCATTCACAAACTGCACCAGATTGATTACGAATTACTCGAAAAAATCAATGATTGTACTAGTTTCCTGATAATCTATCTGCAATATAAGTCCCCCATTACCCCCCAAGCCACCTCTCCAGTTGCAGTAAAATGGGGAGAATGCTACTTTCTCTGTTATTTCCTCTCTTATTTGTAGTGTTAGGATGTCTGGCTAACGCAACACCAGACCCAACACCATCAGACTTGATCACAACAATTTGTTCACAAACAACTGATGTTCCTCTGTGTCATCTGATATTAAGTCCAGGTGGTCGTGTTGCCGGTGCAACTCTTAGAGACCTAGCAAAAATTTCTCTCAAACCAACATTACTAACTGCTACAGAAACTTTTAAGCTGATCATCATGCTATTTAAGGTtgaaaggaagaaaaagaccAGACAGCGGTTTCGGTCATGCTTGAAGGACTATGTTGAGGCCATTAGAGGGGTCAGAGAGTGGGAGGCTTTGCTCAACTCTGGCAATTATAGCTCCCTGTACTCAAAGGCAGTGGCTATCGCCATTCGCCCTCTTCACTGTGATCAGAATTTTGCGCAACAACCAAGTGAGCCAGATCAACTTAGAGGAGCCAACCAGAAGTTTAAAGATATTTGCAGCATCATAACCGTTATTTCTGATCATTTAAACCAAAACAACTAATACTTACTTGCATACCCAATGTTTCACATGGTtcagaaatgaaataattttccgCCTTCAATGTGATGAATCTTGCGTGGAATGCCTGGGGAAATaactgtatatatatgtttgcaaACTTCAGCTTATCAATTTTTGGTCAAACTTCATAATAGCTATTTGCCAATCTTTAAACTCTTGGATACGCATTGACTGGCAAGCCAATCATAACAAAAGACGACCAAAGCTTCAAAGTAGATGAAATCAAGATGGAATTGCCCTTTGCTCTAATTAAGCCATGCATATTGTTCTTCTTCATACTTGGCAATATAACATTCCTGCGGGTCCGTgcaaaaacatcaaatgacTTGATCTCTGATGTCTGCAAAAGAACAACAACTCCGAGACTGTGCTTGCAGATTCTAAAATCAAATGGTAGAGCTCGTAAGGCCTCTTCTCCTCCTGAACTTGGGGAAGTCTCAATGGACTTGAGCAAATCCAATGCTAAAGCAACGAAAAACATGATA comes from Sesamum indicum cultivar Zhongzhi No. 13 linkage group LG10, S_indicum_v1.0, whole genome shotgun sequence and encodes:
- the LOC105172229 gene encoding uncharacterized protein LOC105172229 gives rise to the protein MGRMLLSLLFPLLFVVLGCLANATPDPTPSDLITTICSQTTDVPLCHLILSPGGRVAGATLRDLAKISLKPTLLTATETFKLIIMLFKVERKKKTRQRFRSCLKDYVEAIRGVREWEALLNSGNYSSLYSKAVAIAIRPLHCDQNFAQQPSEPDQLRGANQKFKDICSIITVISDHLNQNN